One Thermomicrobiales bacterium genomic region harbors:
- a CDS encoding PPOX class F420-dependent oxidoreductase gives MSFTGDDRGLLDKPVVAVLTTLFASGEPHSTVMWFRFADDVVRMIAPASALKARHIANDPRVSVVVTDPENPYAYVTVRGQASLVRDDAAARAELRQIAARYISDRADGYVESLSADPRVLIEIHATRVSSRHRQPPA, from the coding sequence ATGAGCTTTACCGGGGATGACCGTGGCCTGCTAGACAAGCCAGTAGTTGCCGTACTGACCACGCTGTTCGCCAGTGGCGAGCCGCATTCGACCGTCATGTGGTTCAGGTTTGCCGATGATGTGGTGCGAATGATCGCGCCGGCGTCAGCGTTGAAGGCGCGGCACATTGCGAACGACCCGCGTGTGAGTGTGGTCGTGACCGATCCGGAGAATCCGTACGCCTATGTAACGGTGCGCGGGCAAGCGAGCCTCGTGCGAGACGACGCGGCTGCGCGCGCAGAGCTGCGCCAGATTGCAGCCCGCTACATTAGCGATCGGGCTGACGGCTATGTCGAATCTCTCTCGGCTGATCCTCGCGTGCTGATCGAGATCCACGCGACACGGGTGAGCAGCCGCCATCGACAGCCTCCGGCCTGA